A genomic segment from Paenibacillus sp. FSL K6-1096 encodes:
- a CDS encoding EcsC family protein, whose protein sequence is MQDTETAGSGNPLESPELLRAALADIAKWEKEQNKLMIWDRIARLPFKLLDKVTPKFIHEKIGQLLDELGSYIQNGGNYLVAGRKVGKLMEETSRAAGGTDSGPYPLAVMDAAALRLAETSRNAATAQGATTGFGGIFTLAADIPAVLGLSLKAIQEIGLCYGYDPTDKTERIFTVKVMQFASSDIVGKRTVLKDLNLQAGGDGNIAAGTNEAISRIQGWREVVTVYRDNWGWKKLFQLVPVAGMFFGAYNNRKALAEVTEAARMLYRKRRIMARLAELEG, encoded by the coding sequence ATGCAGGATACAGAAACCGCCGGTTCAGGGAATCCGCTGGAGTCACCGGAGCTGCTGCGGGCCGCGCTGGCCGACATAGCCAAATGGGAGAAGGAGCAGAACAAGCTGATGATCTGGGACCGGATCGCCCGCCTGCCGTTCAAGCTGCTCGATAAGGTCACTCCGAAGTTCATCCATGAGAAAATTGGCCAATTGCTTGATGAGCTGGGCAGCTACATTCAGAATGGCGGCAACTATCTGGTGGCCGGCCGCAAGGTGGGCAAGCTGATGGAGGAGACCAGCCGGGCGGCTGGCGGCACGGATAGCGGGCCTTACCCGCTGGCGGTAATGGATGCAGCAGCGCTCAGGCTTGCGGAGACCAGCCGGAATGCCGCGACCGCTCAAGGCGCGACGACGGGCTTCGGCGGAATCTTCACCCTTGCCGCCGATATTCCCGCTGTGCTGGGCCTCTCCCTGAAGGCGATCCAGGAGATCGGCCTCTGCTACGGCTATGATCCCACGGACAAGACGGAGCGTATTTTCACGGTAAAAGTCATGCAGTTCGCCTCCTCCGACATCGTCGGCAAGCGCACGGTGCTGAAGGACCTGAATCTGCAGGCCGGCGGGGACGGCAACATCGCAGCCGGTACGAATGAGGCAATCTCCCGGATTCAGGGCTGGAGAGAGGTCGTGACCGTCTACCGCGATAACTGGGGCTGGAAAAAGCTGTTCCAGCTGGTCCCCGTGGCCGGAATGTTCTTCGGCGCTTACAACAACCGGAAGGCACTGGCGGAGGTCACGGAGGCTGCGCGGATGCTCTACCGCAAGCGGAGAATTATGGCCAGACTGGCTGAACTGGAAGGATGA
- the rlmN gene encoding 23S rRNA (adenine(2503)-C(2))-methyltransferase RlmN, with product MNKTSIYGLTLEQLTAWLLEHGHKKSRASAVWEWLYRKRVTRFADMEGMNPGCLQLLEEHYVFQTMEEHVRQESSDGTVKFLFRLYDGNLIETVLMRQKYGLSVCVTTQVGCNIGCSFCASGLLKKSRDLTSGEIVEQIMKVQLYLDQAGQGQRVSHVVVMGIGEPFDNFANLLNFLTTIKDHKGLAIAGKGITVSTSGLADKIREFADANMQVNLAISLHAPNNELRTQIMMINRAIPIEKLMPAIDYYLEKTNRRITLEYILLKDINDREEHALELAELIGERRSLANVNLIPYNPVDEHSQYQRSERESVRAFFDTLKKQGISVSTRLEQGVDIDAACGQLRSKQIKKAKGQAESAGSAVVG from the coding sequence ATGAATAAAACATCCATTTATGGATTGACCTTAGAACAGCTCACCGCCTGGCTGCTGGAGCATGGGCACAAGAAGTCCCGCGCCTCTGCTGTCTGGGAATGGTTATACCGCAAGCGGGTTACCCGTTTCGCCGATATGGAAGGAATGAATCCCGGCTGCTTGCAGCTGCTGGAGGAGCACTACGTGTTCCAGACCATGGAGGAGCATGTGCGGCAGGAGTCGTCGGACGGTACGGTGAAATTCCTGTTCCGATTATATGACGGGAATCTGATCGAGACGGTGCTGATGCGCCAAAAGTACGGCCTGTCCGTATGCGTCACCACCCAGGTCGGCTGTAACATCGGCTGCAGCTTCTGCGCAAGCGGGCTGCTGAAGAAGAGCCGGGATCTCACCAGCGGCGAGATTGTGGAGCAGATTATGAAGGTCCAGCTCTATCTGGATCAGGCCGGTCAGGGCCAGCGGGTCAGCCACGTTGTGGTGATGGGGATTGGCGAGCCGTTCGATAATTTCGCGAACCTGCTGAATTTCCTGACGACGATCAAGGATCACAAGGGTCTGGCCATCGCCGGTAAAGGCATCACCGTATCCACCAGCGGCCTGGCTGACAAGATTAGAGAATTTGCCGATGCCAACATGCAGGTGAATCTGGCGATCTCTTTACATGCGCCTAATAATGAGCTGCGGACGCAGATTATGATGATTAACCGCGCCATTCCTATAGAGAAGCTAATGCCGGCCATTGACTATTACCTGGAGAAGACGAACCGGAGAATTACGCTGGAGTATATTTTGCTGAAGGATATCAATGACCGCGAGGAGCATGCCCTGGAGCTGGCTGAGTTAATCGGGGAGCGGCGTTCGCTGGCCAATGTGAACCTGATCCCGTATAACCCGGTGGATGAGCACAGCCAGTATCAGCGGAGTGAGCGGGAGTCGGTACGCGCCTTCTTCGACACGCTCAAGAAGCAGGGGATCAGCGTCAGCACCCGGCTGGAGCAGGGAGTTGATATTGATGCCGCCTGCGGACAGCTGCGCAGCAAGCAGATCAAGAAGGCCAAGGGCCAGGCAGAGAGTGCCGGCAGCGCAGTCGTGGGATAA
- a CDS encoding DUF6509 family protein, whose translation MLTVTSYTAEQVKDPFGILSGQRYEFVIKLDVPEEDELYTENGVSVRAIVKVENGQTSIVNYDLQDSLSGELLDFELEEDEEAELFQFCSEHLPE comes from the coding sequence GTGCTGACAGTTACAAGCTATACCGCGGAGCAGGTCAAAGATCCGTTTGGCATCCTCAGCGGACAACGCTATGAGTTCGTCATCAAGCTGGATGTGCCGGAGGAGGATGAGCTGTACACCGAGAACGGCGTCTCTGTCCGCGCCATCGTTAAGGTGGAGAACGGGCAGACCAGCATTGTGAATTACGATTTGCAGGACAGCTTGTCCGGCGAGCTTCTGGATTTTGAGCTGGAGGAAGATGAGGAAGCGGAGCTGTTTCAGTTCTGTTCAGAGCATCTGCCTGAATAG
- a CDS encoding MDR family MFS transporter encodes MNHQPAAKTSFWLIILAIFFGNFMAILSTTTINVAFPVFLKDFHAGIDTVQWMITGYLLATGVVAPVVGYFGDKWSYKYLYIAALSGFTLFSGLCTVAWSIHSLIIFRIIQGVFGGLIIPTTMTMIYQFIAKEKQAFAMSLWSLSSMLAPAFGPTLGGWLTGYFGWQSLFFINLPIGLTAIAVALKCLPYQRQKTGRGSFDLPGFVTVILSSALLILSWSKGSSWGWTSWRTLSLLLVGAAALAYFIRRELSLREPLLNLKVFRQQRFTFSLVINCIITIALYSGTFLIPVFLQDIQQSTPLMTALVLLPGSIVMAIMSPVVGRLYPRVGPFWLILGGVVLLSVSTWELAHITLAVTHTRVAVLMAVRNAGIALAFMPVTNAGMSAVPRDITGHASSVTNWVRQATGALSIAVFSSLLASRSIVHQKELADGAASAAGSLVQAQGMTMGVQDIFLLATVIGLLAIPLTFLLRGKSFTTRPEMG; translated from the coding sequence TTGAACCATCAACCCGCAGCAAAAACGTCATTTTGGCTTATTATTCTGGCCATCTTTTTCGGCAATTTCATGGCTATACTTAGTACGACAACGATTAACGTGGCCTTTCCGGTCTTCCTGAAGGATTTCCATGCCGGCATCGACACGGTGCAATGGATGATTACCGGCTACCTGCTGGCGACTGGGGTCGTTGCGCCGGTAGTCGGTTACTTCGGCGACAAATGGAGCTATAAATACCTCTATATCGCTGCGTTGTCAGGCTTCACGCTGTTCTCGGGATTATGTACCGTGGCCTGGAGCATCCATTCGCTGATTATCTTCCGCATTATCCAGGGCGTCTTCGGCGGGCTGATTATCCCGACAACGATGACCATGATCTACCAGTTCATCGCCAAAGAGAAGCAGGCCTTCGCGATGAGCCTGTGGAGCCTGTCCTCCATGCTGGCCCCGGCCTTCGGGCCGACGCTCGGCGGCTGGCTGACCGGATACTTCGGCTGGCAGTCACTGTTCTTCATCAACCTGCCGATCGGCCTCACGGCCATCGCCGTGGCGCTGAAATGCCTGCCGTATCAGCGGCAGAAGACGGGCAGGGGCAGCTTCGACCTGCCGGGCTTCGTGACGGTTATTCTGAGCAGCGCTCTCCTGATCCTGTCCTGGAGCAAGGGGAGTTCATGGGGCTGGACCTCATGGAGAACCCTGTCCCTGCTGCTGGTTGGGGCAGCGGCGCTGGCCTACTTCATCCGCAGAGAGCTGTCGCTGCGCGAGCCGCTGCTGAACCTGAAGGTGTTCCGGCAGCAACGGTTCACCTTCAGCCTGGTTATTAACTGTATCATTACTATTGCGCTGTACTCGGGCACCTTCCTGATTCCGGTATTCCTGCAGGATATCCAGCAGTCCACCCCGCTGATGACGGCGCTGGTGCTGCTGCCCGGCTCGATTGTAATGGCAATCATGTCGCCGGTGGTCGGCAGGCTCTACCCGCGGGTGGGCCCGTTCTGGCTTATTCTCGGCGGGGTCGTGCTGCTGAGCGTCTCCACCTGGGAGCTTGCCCATATTACGCTGGCGGTGACCCATACCCGCGTTGCTGTGCTTATGGCTGTGCGCAATGCCGGGATTGCCCTGGCCTTCATGCCGGTTACGAATGCCGGGATGTCTGCTGTGCCCCGGGACATAACGGGCCACGCCTCCTCCGTCACCAACTGGGTGCGGCAGGCTACAGGCGCGTTGTCGATCGCTGTATTCAGCTCTCTGCTGGCTTCGCGGTCCATTGTTCACCAGAAGGAGCTGGCGGACGGAGCTGCCTCTGCTGCCGGTTCCCTGGTACAGGCGCAGGGGATGACGATGGGCGTGCAGGATATTTTCCTGCTGGCTACGGTTATTGGCCTGCTGGCGATTCCGCTGACCTTCCTGCTGCGGGGCAAATCTTTTACAACCCGGCCTGAAATGGGGTAG
- a CDS encoding MerR family transcriptional regulator — MKYSIGEFASILGVTADTLRLYEKHDIVRPMKDQHNNYRYFNDLDARNLLSSRWYRSMQIPLQDVAGLIQEAPSGRVVESIAAAGAQLEEEIRRSTLLLGKIREIHAELAQISGAFYTCSIKEVPAMYRIQQTQGNQLLQKESIRSTVQAWMELLPFTFYSFRMEKAGDACGAGEPDYSWGLALLAEDQQKLEVGLDDNVEYLEPATCISAVIVSGHEECLGPGAFRFMLDYAQAEGYRISGRISGKILFTEHTNHGSRTYLEIHIPVEKERQA, encoded by the coding sequence ATGAAATATTCGATCGGGGAATTCGCGTCCATTCTGGGGGTGACCGCAGATACATTGCGTTTATATGAGAAGCATGATATTGTCCGGCCCATGAAGGATCAGCATAACAACTACCGTTATTTCAACGACCTGGACGCGCGGAATCTGTTATCCAGCAGATGGTACCGGAGCATGCAGATTCCGCTTCAGGATGTGGCGGGATTGATTCAGGAAGCGCCGTCCGGGCGGGTGGTGGAGTCGATTGCCGCTGCGGGCGCGCAGCTGGAGGAGGAGATCCGGCGCAGCACGCTGCTGCTGGGCAAGATCCGGGAGATTCATGCCGAGCTTGCACAGATCAGCGGCGCCTTCTATACGTGCAGCATCAAGGAAGTGCCGGCGATGTACCGGATTCAACAGACGCAGGGGAACCAATTGCTGCAGAAAGAGAGCATCAGGAGCACGGTGCAGGCCTGGATGGAGCTGCTGCCGTTCACCTTCTATTCCTTCCGGATGGAGAAGGCGGGGGATGCTTGCGGAGCCGGGGAGCCGGATTACAGCTGGGGCCTGGCCCTGCTGGCGGAGGATCAGCAGAAGCTGGAGGTAGGCCTGGATGACAACGTGGAGTACCTGGAGCCGGCGACCTGTATCTCGGCTGTAATTGTCAGCGGCCATGAGGAATGTCTCGGACCGGGAGCCTTCCGGTTCATGCTGGACTATGCGCAGGCAGAGGGGTACAGGATCAGCGGAAGAATCAGCGGCAAAATCCTGTTCACCGAGCACACGAATCACGGCAGCCGGACCTATCTGGAGATTCACATTCCGGTAGAGAAGGAGCGCCAGGCTTAA
- a CDS encoding nitric oxide synthase oxygenase, translated as MNTTHQLQSERTLERTSQAEAFITACYQEMEKTEAEREQRLAGVREEIRLTGTYVHTAEELTHGARMAWRHNSRCIGRLFWHSLEVIDAREAGTAEEVAEALLHHVKHAYNGGRIRPVITVFRSGEDPERAIRIWNHQLIRYAGYPGDSEHPRAGDPASDDFTALCLKLGWQGSGGDFDLLPLVISVGAEGPRWFPLPPGLVREVPLSHPEISRFPELGLRWYPVPIVSDMCLEIGGITYPAAPFNGWYMETEIGSRNFGDTDRYNRLPAVADLLGLDRSTNTTLWKDRALLELNRAVLHSFKQAGVSIVDHHTAAEQFVRFQQQEKRQGREASGKWGWLIPPMSPSSTPIWNDNKLRELPLSPRFVYRKTAVQTGPEDTGQMRGCPFHSPD; from the coding sequence ATGAATACAACACATCAACTGCAAAGTGAGCGCACCCTGGAGCGGACCAGCCAAGCCGAAGCCTTCATCACAGCGTGTTATCAGGAGATGGAGAAGACGGAGGCTGAGCGGGAGCAGCGTCTTGCCGGAGTGCGTGAAGAGATCCGGCTGACCGGTACATATGTCCATACGGCGGAGGAGCTGACCCATGGGGCGCGGATGGCCTGGCGCCATAACAGCCGCTGTATCGGCAGGCTGTTCTGGCACTCCCTTGAGGTAATCGACGCGCGTGAAGCCGGAACCGCCGAGGAGGTGGCCGAGGCGCTGCTGCATCATGTGAAGCACGCATACAACGGCGGACGGATACGCCCGGTGATTACGGTATTCCGCAGCGGAGAGGACCCTGAGCGGGCTATCCGCATCTGGAATCATCAGCTTATCCGCTATGCAGGCTATCCCGGAGACAGTGAGCATCCGCGGGCCGGTGATCCGGCCTCGGATGATTTCACCGCACTCTGCCTGAAGCTGGGCTGGCAGGGCAGCGGCGGCGACTTCGATCTGCTGCCGCTGGTCATCAGCGTTGGCGCGGAGGGACCGCGCTGGTTCCCGCTGCCGCCGGGGCTGGTGCGCGAGGTTCCGCTCAGCCATCCGGAGATCAGCCGCTTCCCGGAGCTGGGCCTGCGCTGGTATCCGGTGCCGATCGTCTCGGATATGTGCCTGGAGATCGGCGGCATAACGTACCCGGCAGCCCCGTTCAACGGCTGGTACATGGAGACGGAGATCGGCTCGCGGAATTTCGGCGATACGGACCGTTATAACCGCCTGCCCGCCGTTGCCGACCTGCTGGGCCTGGACCGTTCGACCAACACCACACTGTGGAAGGACCGGGCGCTGCTGGAGCTGAACCGGGCCGTGCTGCATTCGTTCAAGCAGGCCGGGGTCAGCATTGTGGATCACCATACGGCCGCCGAGCAGTTCGTCCGCTTCCAGCAGCAGGAGAAGCGGCAGGGACGTGAGGCCTCCGGCAAATGGGGCTGGCTGATCCCGCCGATGTCGCCTTCCTCCACCCCGATCTGGAACGACAACAAGCTGCGGGAGCTGCCGCTCAGCCCGCGGTTTGTATACCGGAAGACGGCGGTGCAGACCGGGCCGGAGGACACCGGGCAAATGCGGGGCTGTCCTTTTCATTCGCCCGATTGA
- a CDS encoding nucleotide excision repair endonuclease translates to MISITIPAPDVTIHKQADPVLSHIYGFTDFHLITREAGGIFMFYNDRDELLFVGKARKLRPRIKKHFEDNVSVMKPHRDEVTRIEVCVVEDPVDREIYETYIVNKLRAKYNVDKVFYK, encoded by the coding sequence ATGATCAGCATTACGATACCGGCACCGGATGTTACGATTCACAAGCAGGCCGACCCGGTGCTCAGCCATATTTACGGATTCACCGATTTTCACCTGATTACCCGCGAGGCCGGCGGCATCTTCATGTTCTACAATGACCGGGACGAGCTGCTGTTTGTAGGCAAGGCGCGCAAGCTGAGACCGCGGATCAAGAAGCATTTTGAGGACAATGTGTCCGTGATGAAGCCGCACCGTGACGAGGTGACCCGGATCGAGGTCTGCGTCGTGGAAGATCCGGTGGACCGGGAGATTTATGAGACGTACATTGTGAACAAGCTGAGAGCGAAATACAATGTGGACAAAGTATTCTATAAATAA
- a CDS encoding helix-turn-helix domain-containing protein: MSKKSGISRQGEDDSAASRRDQVVEAAVAVFAEHGYYRATTAQVAARVGISQPYIFKLFKNKEELFTAALMLAFDRLLSFFSGLKAPKKKLLDKALQLYKEFTRTHADEVILQMQAASIREAAIRQVVQVRMLEFTRLMEGKFTAAGFARPEVKLSIFMADVMLGNMALALDLPELTPQQR, translated from the coding sequence ATGAGCAAGAAATCCGGCATCTCCCGCCAAGGGGAGGATGACTCCGCTGCGAGCCGAAGAGATCAGGTGGTGGAGGCGGCTGTGGCGGTTTTTGCAGAGCATGGCTACTACCGGGCTACCACGGCGCAGGTGGCGGCGCGGGTGGGAATATCCCAGCCCTACATCTTCAAGCTGTTCAAGAATAAGGAGGAGCTGTTCACCGCTGCGCTCATGCTTGCGTTTGACCGGCTGCTAAGCTTCTTCTCCGGCCTTAAGGCACCGAAGAAGAAGCTGCTGGACAAAGCCCTTCAGCTATATAAGGAATTCACCCGGACCCATGCGGATGAGGTGATTCTGCAGATGCAGGCCGCTAGTATCCGGGAAGCAGCGATCCGTCAGGTGGTGCAGGTGCGAATGCTGGAGTTCACCCGCCTGATGGAGGGCAAATTCACGGCGGCCGGATTCGCCCGTCCTGAGGTGAAGCTGAGTATTTTCATGGCGGACGTGATGCTCGGCAATATGGCGCTGGCGCTGGACCTGCCGGAGCTGACGCCGCAGCAGCGGTAA
- a CDS encoding FAD-dependent oxidoreductase, producing the protein MHKQAARKMFIFTVCLIMVLSLISGCSGNKNAAPAATAAATEQPSASPEAAQQADTGTVPADFKAGTYTAEADGKDGKVQVKVTLDDKSVITDIQVVSQNETAGIGVEAINKVKEEIIAGQTLNIDAVSGASESSKAILTAVEDALKQAGGNVEAFKSKTVVKAGEGKTEQLSADVVVVGAGASGVSAAVSAADKGAKVILIEKTATIGGASNLSWAGKFYNSSAAVSSGLKVEVEKEIADWIVNNHWRVDAAAIRQYVTKSGETYDWLTGKGYTTTFLNFAGEQLHMLPPYETRQELLRKMLADSVEKNGGQVITEATAQKLMTGTNGEVTGVVAKKSDGTTLEISGKSVVMATGGYAGNKEMVKEAFGFEGVNGGLGQNIGEGLKMSWEIGAKVPDNFGGQMLHQTLARATDKLKAQYEPFEASYPVMLSYLPTLMNVGPSGARFRDEAATLTAVAAANTSAFNGAYHLVIVSQSQIEALKTKGMKGLQAPKLPGMPPEFYASYKDKFKLDQPWKDADKVFESMVANGDGYKGNTIEELAKNAGMDPAVFAADFKLYEEAVKTGTDTEFGKAKEYLVPMGSTGPYYAVIAEVNNLCSVGGLLVNTKFQVLNDKRVPIQGLYAVGVESEGVLFNDTYVGNGVGLGYSFTSGRLGGEDAAAGALAKK; encoded by the coding sequence ATGCACAAGCAAGCAGCACGAAAAATGTTCATATTCACTGTATGTCTGATCATGGTCTTATCGCTTATCAGCGGCTGCAGCGGGAACAAGAACGCCGCTCCGGCGGCTACAGCGGCAGCCACGGAGCAGCCTTCGGCCTCGCCGGAAGCAGCGCAGCAGGCGGATACAGGTACAGTGCCGGCAGATTTCAAGGCTGGAACCTATACAGCGGAAGCGGACGGCAAGGACGGTAAGGTGCAGGTGAAGGTGACGCTTGACGACAAGTCGGTCATCACGGATATCCAGGTGGTCAGCCAGAATGAGACGGCCGGTATCGGGGTGGAGGCGATCAACAAGGTGAAGGAAGAGATTATCGCCGGCCAGACCCTGAATATTGATGCTGTGAGCGGGGCTTCCGAGTCCAGCAAGGCGATCCTGACCGCGGTGGAGGATGCGCTGAAGCAGGCGGGCGGCAACGTGGAGGCTTTTAAATCCAAGACGGTAGTGAAGGCGGGAGAAGGCAAGACCGAGCAGCTGTCCGCCGATGTAGTGGTGGTAGGCGCGGGTGCATCCGGGGTGTCGGCAGCGGTCTCGGCAGCGGATAAAGGAGCCAAGGTCATTCTGATTGAGAAAACAGCCACGATCGGCGGAGCGAGCAACCTGTCCTGGGCGGGCAAATTCTACAACTCCTCAGCCGCAGTAAGCAGCGGGCTTAAAGTGGAGGTCGAGAAGGAGATCGCCGACTGGATCGTGAACAACCACTGGAGAGTCGATGCGGCGGCCATCCGCCAGTACGTCACGAAGTCGGGCGAGACCTATGACTGGCTGACCGGCAAAGGCTACACCACCACCTTCCTCAACTTCGCCGGAGAACAGCTGCATATGCTGCCTCCTTACGAGACCCGCCAGGAGCTGCTGCGCAAGATGCTTGCAGACTCGGTGGAGAAGAACGGCGGACAGGTGATCACGGAAGCGACCGCACAGAAGCTGATGACAGGCACGAATGGGGAAGTTACGGGAGTGGTCGCCAAGAAGTCTGACGGAACCACCCTCGAAATTTCCGGTAAAAGCGTTGTAATGGCGACCGGAGGCTATGCCGGGAACAAAGAGATGGTCAAGGAGGCCTTCGGCTTCGAAGGCGTTAACGGCGGGCTGGGGCAGAACATCGGCGAAGGGCTGAAGATGTCCTGGGAGATCGGCGCGAAGGTGCCGGACAACTTCGGCGGACAGATGCTTCACCAGACGCTGGCCCGGGCTACCGACAAGCTGAAGGCACAGTATGAGCCGTTCGAAGCCAGCTATCCTGTGATGCTCTCCTATCTGCCAACGCTGATGAATGTCGGCCCTTCGGGCGCGAGATTCCGGGATGAGGCGGCGACGTTGACGGCGGTTGCGGCGGCGAATACCAGCGCTTTTAACGGAGCTTATCATCTGGTCATTGTCTCGCAGTCACAGATTGAGGCCCTCAAGACCAAAGGCATGAAGGGACTGCAGGCGCCGAAGCTGCCGGGGATGCCGCCGGAGTTCTATGCTTCTTACAAAGACAAGTTCAAGCTCGACCAGCCTTGGAAGGATGCCGATAAGGTCTTCGAATCGATGGTTGCGAACGGCGACGGCTACAAGGGCAATACAATCGAGGAGCTGGCGAAGAATGCAGGGATGGACCCTGCGGTATTCGCTGCTGATTTCAAGCTCTATGAGGAAGCGGTGAAGACCGGTACGGATACAGAATTCGGTAAAGCGAAGGAATACCTGGTTCCGATGGGCAGCACCGGCCCGTATTATGCAGTGATTGCTGAAGTCAACAACCTCTGTTCGGTGGGCGGCCTGCTGGTGAATACGAAGTTCCAGGTGCTGAACGATAAGCGGGTGCCGATTCAGGGACTGTATGCTGTAGGCGTGGAATCCGAAGGTGTGCTGTTCAATGATACGTATGTAGGCAACGGCGTCGGACTGGGGTACTCCTTCACCTCCGGGCGGCTGGGCGGCGAGGATGCGGCTGCGGGCGCGCTTGCCAAGAAGTAG
- a CDS encoding GIY-YIG nuclease family protein encodes MSANLTDKIAALPLTPGVYLMKDSLGHIIYVGKAKQLRKRVQSYFYNNKGHSPKVKQLVKHIRDLDYRLTDTELEAFMLECQLIKELKPMYNRKMKNPLAYSYISIVAAAPYRQIEVGYEPNPAAGSLVYGPYTSRSTVERAVLGIKESQRILCGSPHSRGSRCLNYSLGLCMGMCGGSAEAIAHYEAVVEEIICLLEGRDNRIVPGLEARMEEAALRFDFETAAKIRDTLGAVRSLLQKEQVIEFTGENKNIIVLEPVDGQSHKLILIKGSVILHRTRLATEALREEQLTGTIAAAAREVFRGSSQAAAAEEISRHKIDEAQIIYSYLKSSSGHYLLVPPEWLADEGSAELEDGIGELVQSAVLEL; translated from the coding sequence ATGTCCGCGAATCTGACAGACAAGATTGCAGCGCTTCCTCTGACGCCCGGCGTGTACCTGATGAAGGACAGCCTGGGCCATATCATCTATGTCGGCAAGGCGAAGCAGCTCAGGAAGCGGGTGCAGTCTTATTTTTATAATAATAAGGGGCATTCGCCCAAGGTGAAGCAGCTTGTGAAGCATATCCGCGATCTCGACTACCGGCTGACCGATACGGAGCTGGAGGCCTTCATGCTGGAATGCCAGCTGATCAAAGAGCTGAAGCCGATGTATAACCGCAAAATGAAAAATCCGCTCGCCTACAGCTACATCTCCATCGTGGCTGCTGCGCCCTACCGGCAGATTGAGGTCGGCTATGAGCCGAATCCGGCGGCGGGCAGTCTGGTCTATGGCCCTTATACCAGCCGGAGTACGGTGGAACGGGCGGTGCTGGGCATCAAGGAATCGCAGCGGATTCTCTGCGGCAGCCCCCATTCGCGCGGCTCGCGTTGCCTGAACTACTCGCTGGGTCTATGTATGGGGATGTGCGGCGGCAGTGCGGAAGCCATAGCGCATTATGAGGCGGTCGTAGAGGAGATCATCTGTCTCTTGGAGGGCAGGGATAACAGGATTGTGCCCGGTCTGGAAGCCCGGATGGAGGAGGCTGCGCTGCGGTTCGACTTCGAGACCGCCGCCAAAATTCGCGACACCCTCGGAGCGGTCCGCTCGCTGCTGCAAAAGGAGCAGGTAATCGAATTCACCGGGGAGAACAAGAATATTATCGTACTGGAGCCGGTGGACGGGCAGTCGCACAAGCTGATCCTCATCAAGGGCAGCGTCATTCTCCACCGCACGCGGCTGGCCACGGAAGCGCTGCGTGAGGAGCAGCTCACCGGGACGATCGCTGCGGCCGCCCGGGAGGTCTTCCGCGGCAGCAGCCAGGCCGCAGCTGCGGAAGAGATCAGCCGCCACAAAATCGACGAGGCGCAGATCATCTACAGCTACCTGAAGAGCAGCTCCGGCCACTATCTGCTCGTCCCGCCGGAGTGGCTGGCGGATGAGGGCAGCGCGGAGCTGGAGGACGGGATTGGGGAATTGGTACAGTCTGCTGTGCTGGAGCTGTAG
- the greA gene encoding transcription elongation factor GreA: MSNNEEVFLTKEGLAKLEEELRELKEVGRKELAARLKLAISYGDLKENSEYHSAKEDQSFMETRIMILEKMLTKAQIVDESTMDLSTVSVGCVVTLNDVEYSEKIEYRVVGPAEADVLNNKISYESPLGKELIGKKVGDIISVNAPMGIIQYELLEIKME; encoded by the coding sequence ATGTCCAATAATGAAGAAGTGTTCTTGACGAAGGAAGGCTTGGCCAAGCTGGAGGAAGAGCTTAGGGAGCTGAAGGAAGTAGGGCGTAAGGAGCTTGCAGCCCGGCTTAAGCTGGCGATCAGCTACGGCGATCTGAAGGAGAACAGCGAATATCACTCTGCCAAGGAAGACCAGTCCTTCATGGAGACCCGCATCATGATTCTGGAGAAAATGCTGACCAAAGCGCAGATTGTGGACGAGAGCACGATGGATCTCAGCACTGTCAGCGTGGGCTGCGTCGTGACCCTCAATGATGTGGAGTACTCGGAGAAGATCGAATATAGAGTGGTCGGACCGGCAGAGGCGGATGTCCTGAACAACAAGATTTCCTACGAGAGCCCGCTCGGCAAGGAGCTGATCGGCAAGAAGGTGGGCGACATCATCAGCGTCAATGCCCCGATGGGAATCATCCAGTACGAGCTGCTGGAGATTAAGATGGAGTAG
- a CDS encoding MarR family transcriptional regulator gives MADPQNGKNLDALNHELITLIRHGSLDRKHGGLDRSSYTLLHHLANHGKVGVKALAVALGLDTSTISRQTSVLMANNYVVRVPDPQDGRSSFFEITALGSEKLAEARQIRLERYGQIFEDWSAADCQTFSGLLARLNRKLQRKEE, from the coding sequence ATGGCAGATCCGCAGAACGGCAAGAACCTCGACGCACTGAATCATGAATTAATCACACTAATCCGCCACGGTTCGCTGGACAGGAAGCACGGCGGGCTGGACCGCTCCTCATATACGCTGCTCCATCATCTGGCGAATCACGGCAAGGTAGGCGTGAAGGCGCTCGCCGTAGCCCTGGGGCTGGATACCTCGACCATCAGCAGACAGACAAGCGTGCTTATGGCGAATAACTATGTCGTCCGGGTGCCTGATCCGCAGGACGGACGCTCCAGCTTTTTCGAGATCACGGCGCTGGGGTCCGAGAAGCTCGCCGAGGCCCGGCAGATCCGGCTGGAGCGCTACGGACAGATCTTCGAGGACTGGTCCGCCGCCGACTGCCAGACGTTCAGCGGCCTGCTGGCCCGGCTCAACCGCAAGCTCCAGCGCAAGGAGGAGTAA